In Pseudoliparis swirei isolate HS2019 ecotype Mariana Trench chromosome 2, NWPU_hadal_v1, whole genome shotgun sequence, the following are encoded in one genomic region:
- the akap11 gene encoding A-kinase anchor protein 11 isoform X2, producing the protein MDACARIRGVPIRSRASVRKETVRDGGPQCLKSLFRNKKELCSVGLEQPSRDVTRLTEIHFVCLPGQCEGDDVTQRALFSMPAGLCELLRSLHVHSLKNDEVLLLKDSRRLAEHKDAGPQCWLKAVCVLRHNPSTSVYPQASIASLVGLLGCYMAGVRYALELQALQRGAAETSQPEEDDTNQSVSSIEDDFVTALEHLEEDDTGDNPSAVSYRPFKKRDVASQTVPAHKRKKEFAGARIIISSSSKKNIGQPASGPEVSVTVQKSSAMESQWTYCSPGARLPASPLVNVSESEDSDGSSPSPIIFLDEVGYQKSLLAKLDIPQVPGGPRERVEDSDSEVSEFFDSFDQFDDLEELSSDNCTLALPLDAISAPTTQKHTSWSASKYVSRGCSTKGMNPQRFDNPTLPANVKKPTPLKPGSPYALHSEVPDSPRPVQSSSDENGGPLFSPVSSSAFSPLVDSSGPLEYFWKADEDGPDSSEIRKPQDLCSLYKTYSDFASSLSKEILGSVCGYQSAVDISDNKNLSCVCHKEFQNPSGYLMKLSEIQETVTVATLQKKSQSLKDGIQRFATDLVEMSLGSALRDLQKGVSSCTTTLCHLAARLTSSVFQMAFHEIGMRHAYVLKKRAINGLAGFLAGEAVSGALKEFLIVKKQILHNTVTRFAADLAEELVFEGVMEVCQFSYLSTPLTASDWSFGRGRAEEEEEEEVVSSYASDLSESVIQEAFIELSQADVAFTSQAAISVSLDNICYVSAENSGADTCSTFANQQVLSACSVAAVPGPSGEDAACTVEKALFTVSGMASCIPVPQAGQVLSHLQDSEETCPSVSSLSDIPQASPHKVTASSSDTTTSTQTSLDSHGTQTATPGGDPTQGKSPFQNFSGNMVDMIVTEACELMTASNMKKSFGDCADFFTKTIGSRRDSSSEQETGNYEAPDSPSKQAAGFTCDHSESNFVRTGGPVDAATDQSIPHISFQAGSQSQGRPSCEVDPRTRGVAEMHPVMMDTLDVPGTEAAGQRRIAVPGDDSAPSSGQKSGGTPGTPPSTPQQPSEVSEEKQMKRFSKKLKSKLSKEFSPATPPPTPHDQPEPKDATPEADKAEFMLKLMRSLSEEADGNEEEEEEELADEGRVGGTSGCFESAGGRHELNQMSARRMSNKEALHYAERLACHIVSMATEMDTLGGAEEEGEASNGGERRRDSVAHFSEQTLNTLWVYAGEVAGEVVDDVKRMVSSAQQCPHHRDLRRRSFERSSSECLHQHQYHPSTDQNRDWGVGRPAEQWSHDPIASVFRSPTSTSSTFSGSGSGMSSEYPSCESVTDEYAGYLIRVLKKEGGSRELVLDQYASRLAYRSIKLGLAHASRKIKQRSSSARLHSSKSLPDEWKASGCEASKERAEPAARPSGKDARCSCTDSGEQSPREYVDLVHFAESLAHDITCDVTHKLQLSSARLPKSLTDSSLYKKSKLEDMAENLIRNSFSCPLLSKEGKCRHYHSTGSLYDGGYRSRVTQVIEHYARRIVDDTLKMSLASSREQQGTQGQDQLSHAQRLSEGPTPGRAMMERTCRYCQVQECPYCSKHSRHHHQPVFQRSKRGSEGQARPERLSSLEIPKIHIDLEHKAALAQEMVSTARELSNTSLNADSGIGHDGTSYAESLTAEIVTSALTNVCQTGNISLHGREATESSVSQQLSVGDDSLGSWSNLSFEDEHPDDNSSFLHLSDSNGNSSSWSSLGLEAEACEERMSFSPSDSDHTEDKEAEVREESSGTLCVDKTRASAPRAALVLVNSDVREFGRGPPHVTLDPQLRSMLQWVAASMADIPQIQLCADRELQQLPAVVQRLREKRWRAGELLHTLLRYWEEGQAHGQAPARDEAPQAGREPHRVPLFQWLLEHA; encoded by the exons ACTGTGCGTGACGGTGGGCCGCAGTGTTTGAAGAGCCTCTTCAGGAATAAGAAGGAGCTCTGCAGCGTTGGCCTCGAGCAGCCATCCAGAGACGTCACGAGGCTGACGGAG ATCCATTTTGTGTGTCTGCCTGGCCAATGTGAAGGGGACGATGTCACCCAACGG gCTCTGTTTTCTATGCCAGCGGGGCTGTGTGAGCTTCTGAGGTCCCTCCACGTGCACAGCTTAAAGAATGACGAGGTTCTGCTGCTCAAAGACTCCCGCAGGCTGGCAGAGCACAAGGACGCTGGGCCGCAG TGTTGGTTAAAGGCCGTGTGTGTGCTGAGGCATAATCCCAGCACGAGTGTCTACCCCCAAGCCAGTATAGCGTCTCTGGTGGGCTTGCTGGGGTGTTACATGGCAGGCGTACGCTACGCTTTGGAGCTCCAGGCTCTGCAGAGGGGCGCAGCTGAGACCAGTCAGCCAGAGGAGGACGACACCAACCAGTCGGTCTCGTCAATCGAGGATGACTTTGTCACAGCCCTGGAGCATCTGGAGGAGGATGACACGGGAGACAATCCCT CTGCAGTTTCCTATCGCCCTTTTAAGAAGCGCGATGTGGCATCACAGACCGTCCCAGCCCACAAGAGAAAAAAGGAATTTGCAGGCGCACGCATTATCATAAGCTCATCTTCAAAGAAGAATATCGGCCAACCCGCATCTGGTCCGGAAGTGTCTGTCACAGTGCAGAAGTCATCGGCCATGGAATCTCAATGGACTTACTGCAGTCCCGGAGCTCGTCTCCCCGCCTCGCCTTTGGTTAATGTCAGTGAATCGGAGGATTCGGACGGCTCCAGCCCGAGCCCCATTATTTTCCTGGATGAGGTGGGCTACCAGAAGAGCCTGCTGGCCAAGCTGGACATCCCCCAAGTTCCAGGGGGCCCCAGAGAACGAGTTGAAGACTCTGACTCCGAAGTCAGTGAATTCTTCGACAGCTTTGACCAGTTTGACGACCTGGAGGAGCTGAGCTCAGACAACTGCACTCTGGCGCTGCCTCTGGACGCCATCAGTGCCCCGACCACGCAGAAGCACACCAGCTGGTCAGCATCCAAATATGTTTCTCGGGGCTGCTCGACCAAGGGAATGAATCCTCAACGCTTTGACAATCCCACGCTCCCAGCCAATGTGAAAAAACCCACGCCTCTGAAGCCGGGCTCTCCCTACGCACTTCACTCTGAGGTGCCTGACTCCCCTCGACCCGTGCAAAGCTCCTCTGATGAGAACGGCGGCCCACTCTTTAGTCCCGTCAGCTCCTCGGCCTTCAGCCCCCTGGTGGACTCGAGTGGCCCGCTGGAATACTTCTGGAAGGCAGATGAGGATGGACCGGATAGCTCCGAGATACGTAAACCCCAGGATCTCTGCTCTCTGTACAAGACCTACTCGGACTTTGCGAGCAGCCTCTCCAAAGAAATCCTGGGATCTGTGTGTGGCTACCAGTCTGCCGTTGACATCAGCGACAACAAGAATCTCAGCTGCGTCTGCCACAAGGAGTTCCAGAACCCATCGGGCTACCTGATGAAGCTCTCAGAAATACAAGAGACTGTAACAGTGGCCACGCTGCAGAAGAAGTCCCAGTCTCTGAAGGATGGCATCCAGAGGTTTGCCACTGACCTGGTGGAGATGAGCCTGGGCAGCGCCTTGCGAGACCTCCAAAAAGGTGTTTCCTCCTGTACCACCACCTTGTGTCACCTCGCTGCCAGGCTCACCTCCTCAGTGTTTCAAATGGCCTTCCATGAGATCGGCATGCGCCACGCCTACGTGTTAAAAAAACGAGCAATCAATGGACTGGCGGGCTTCCTGGCCGGAGAGGCTGTGTCTGGGGCGCTGAAGGAGTTCCTGATCGTGAAAAAGCAGATTCTCCACAACACCGTGACACGTTTTGCTGCCGATCTGGCCGAAGAGCTCGTGTTTGAAGGCGTTATGGAAGTGTGTCAGTTCTCCTACCTGTCAACCCCTCTCACCGCGAGTGATTGGTCCTTTGGCCGCGGGCgagcggaggaagaggaagaggaggaggtggtttcCTCCTATGCTTCAGACTTGTCCGAGTCTGTTATCCAAGAGGCCTTCATAGAGCTGTCTCAGGCGGATGTTGCCTTCACGAGCCAAGCGGCTATTAGTGTGTCTCTGGACAACATCTGTTACGTCAGTGCAGAGAACAGTGGTGCCGACACCTGCAGTACCTTTGCCAACCAGCAGGTTTTAAGTGCCTGCTCAGTGGCAGCAGTTCCTGGGCCTTCAGGAGAGGATGCTGCCTGCACGGTAGAGAAAGCCCTGTTTACAGTCTCGGGCATGGCCAGCTGTATTCCTGTGCCCCAAGCAGGCCAAGTCCTCTCCCACCTCCAGGATTCTGAGGAGACCTGTCCGTCTGTGTCTAGCTTGTCAGACATCCCACAGGCCAGCCCCCATAAAGTAACTGCATCTTCCTCCGACACCACCACCTCGACCCAAACGTCCCTTGACAGTCACGGAACGCAGACAGCCACCCCCGGTGGAGACCCCACCCAAGGAAAGTCTCCGTTCCAAAACTTCTCTGGCAACATGGTGGACATGATAGTAACGGAGGCCTGTGAGCTGATGACTGCATCTAATATGAAGAAGAGTTTCGGCGACTGTGCTGATTTCTTTACAAAGACAATCGGAAGCAGAAGGGACTCCTCTTCTGAGCAAGAGACGGGTAATTACGAGGCTCCAGATTCCCCTTCAAAGCAGGCAGCTGGCTTCACATGTGACCATAGCGAGTCTAACTTTGTGAGGACGGGCGGGCCTGTTGACGCAGCAACGGACCAGAGCATTCCTCACATCTCTTTTCAGGCAGGCTCTCAAAGCCAGGGGAGACCCAGTTGCGAGGTAGACCCCAGGACCAGAGGCGTGGCCGAAATGCACCCTGTGATGATGGATACTCTTGACGTGCCGGGTACCGAGGCGGCCGGACAAAGGAGGATAGCCGTTCCCGGGGATGACTCGGCTCCGAGCTCTGGGCAAAAATCTGGTGGGACGCCGGGCACGCCCCCGTCTACGCCTCAGCAGCCCAGTGAGGTGTCCGAGGAGAAGCAGATGAAGCGGTTCTCCAAGAAGCTGAAAAGCAAGCTGTCGAAGGAGTTCTCCCCTGCTACCCCCCCACCCACTCCTCACGATCAGCCTGAGCCAAAAGACGCAACCCCCGAGGCTGACAAGGCTGAGTTCATGCTCAAACTGATGAGGTCTCTCTCTGAGGAGGCCGATGgcaatgaggaggaagaggaggaagagttggcAGACGAGGGGCGTGTCGGTGGCACTAGCGGGTGTTTTGAGTCGGCGGGTGGCCGGCATGAGCTGAACCAGATGTCCGCTCGCAGAATGTCCAACAAGGAAGCTCTCCACTATGCCGAGCGGCTGGCTTGCCACattgtctccatggcaacagagaTGGACACCCTGGGAGGggcagaagaggagggagaggcgaGCAACggcggtgagaggaggagagacagcgtGGCTCACTTCTCGGAGCAGACCCTGAACACCTTGTGGGTCTATGCCGGGGAGGTGGCGGGAGAGGTCGTCGACGACGTGAAGAGGATGGTGAGCTCTGCTCAGCAGTGTCCACATCACAGAGATCTCAGAAGAAGAAGCTTTGAGAGATCTAGTTCTGAATGTTTGCATCAGCACCAGTATCACCCCAGtacagaccagaacagagacTGGGGGGTAGGGAGGCCGGCAGAGCAGTGGTCTCACGACCCGATAGCCTCCGTCTTCCGgtctcccacctccacctcaagcACCTTCTCCGGCTCCGGCTCCGGCATGTCCTCTGAGTACCCCAGCTGTGAGAGTGTGACGGATGAGTACGCCGGCTACCTCATCAGGGTGCTGAAAAAGGAGGGAGGCAGTCGGGAGCTGGTCCTGGACCAGTATGCGAGCCGGTTGGCCTACCGCTCCATAAAACTGGGCTTGGCTCATGCCAGTCGCAAGATCAAGCAGAGATCCTCCAGCGCCCGCCTTCACTCGTCCAAGTCGCTGCCAGATGAATGGAAAGCCTCTGGCTGTGAAGCGTCCAAGGAAAGAGCAGAGCCAGCGGCGCGTCCCTCTGGCAAGGACGCTCGGTGTAGTTGCACGGACTCTGGAGAGCAGAGTCCGAGGGAGTATGTCGACCTGGTCCACTTTGCAGAGTCTTTAGCCCACGACATCACCTGTGACGTGACGCACAAGCTGCAACTTTCCTCTGCTCGACTGCCCAAGTCTCTCACCGACTCCTCGCTGTACAAGAAATCCAAACTGGAAGACATGGCGGAGAATCTCATCAGGAACTCCTTCTCTTGCCCCCTGCTGTCCAAGGAGGGTAAGTGCAGGCATTACCACAGCACAGGGAGCCTGTATGACGGAGGCTACAGGAGTCGGGTGACGCAGGTCATCGAGCATTATGCCAGGAGAATAGTTGACGACACTCTAAAGATGAGTCTTGCTTCATCCCGGGAGCAGCAGGGGACCCAAGGCCAGGACCAACTCTCTCACGCCCAGAGGTTGTCCGAGGGGCCGACACCGGGCCGCGCAATGATGGAGAGGACGTGCCGTTATTGTCAGGTGCAGGAGTGCCCGTACTGCAGCAAACACAGCAGGCACCACCACCAGCCCGTATTTCAGAGGAGCAAAAgggggtcagaaggtcaggcgAGGCCTGAGCGGCTGTCTAGCCTGGAGATTCCCAAGATCCACATTGACCTGGAGCACAAGGCGGCGCTCGCACAGGAGATGGTGTCCACGGCGAGGGAGCTGAGCAACACCAGCCTTAACGCCGACAGCGGCATCGGCCACGATGGAACCAGCTACGCCGAGAGCCTCACTGCTGAAATCGTGACGTCGGCCCTGACCAACGTCTGCCAGACCGGCAACATCAG CCTCCATGGGAGGGAAGCCACAGAGTCTTCTGTGTCCCAGCAGCTGAGTGTCGGAGATGACAGTCTGGGCAGCTGGTCCAACCTGAGCTTTGAGGACGAGCACCCAGACGACAACAGCAGCTTCCTGCACCTCAGTGACAG caatgggaacagcagcagctggagcagTCTGGGCCTGGAGGCGGAGGCGTGTGAGGAGCGCATGTCGTTCTCTCCCTCTGACAG TGACCATACAGAGGACAAGGAGGCTGAGGTCAGAGAGGAATCCAGCG GAACTCTCTGCGTGGACAAGACTCGGGCGTCGGCTCCCAGGGCCGCGCTCGTCCTGGTGAACTCTGATGTCAGGGAGTTCGGGCGCGGCCCCCCACACGTGACCCTTGACCCCCAGCTCAGGAGCATGCTGCAGTGGGTGGCGGCCTCCATGGCCGACATCCCCCAGATCCAGCTGTGTGCCGACAGAGAGCTCCAGCAG CTGCCGGCGGTGGTCCAAAGGCTTCGGGAGAAGAGGTGGCGTGCGGGAGAGCTGCTGCACACGCTGCTGCGCTACTGGGAGGAGGGCCAGGCGCACGGCCAGGCGCCGGCCCGGGACGAGGCTCCGCAGGCGGGCAGGGAGCCGCACCGCGTCCCCCTCTTCCAGTGGCTCCTGGAGCACGCCTAG
- the akap11 gene encoding A-kinase anchor protein 11 isoform X1, whose protein sequence is MDACARIRGVPIRSRASVRKETVRDGGPQCLKSLFRNKKELCSVGLEQPSRDVTRLTEIHFVCLPGQCEGDDVTQRALFSMPAGLCELLRSLHVHSLKNDEVLLLKDSRRLAEHKDAGPQCWLKAVCVLRHNPSTSVYPQASIASLVGLLGCYMAGVRYALELQALQRGAAETSQPEEDDTNQSVSSIEDDFVTALEHLEEDDTGDNPSAVSYRPFKKRDVASQTVPAHKRKKEFAGARIIISSSSKKNIGQPASGPEVSVTVQKSSAMESQWTYCSPGARLPASPLVNVSESEDSDGSSPSPIIFLDEVGYQKSLLAKLDIPQVPGGPRERVEDSDSEVSEFFDSFDQFDDLEELSSDNCTLALPLDAISAPTTQKHTSWSASKYVSRGCSTKGMNPQRFDNPTLPANVKKPTPLKPGSPYALHSEVPDSPRPVQSSSDENGGPLFSPVSSSAFSPLVDSSGPLEYFWKADEDGPDSSEIRKPQDLCSLYKTYSDFASSLSKEILGSVCGYQSAVDISDNKNLSCVCHKEFQNPSGYLMKLSEIQETVTVATLQKKSQSLKDGIQRFATDLVEMSLGSALRDLQKGVSSCTTTLCHLAARLTSSVFQMAFHEIGMRHAYVLKKRAINGLAGFLAGEAVSGALKEFLIVKKQILHNTVTRFAADLAEELVFEGVMEVCQFSYLSTPLTASDWSFGRGRAEEEEEEEVVSSYASDLSESVIQEAFIELSQADVAFTSQAAISVSLDNICYVSAENSGADTCSTFANQQVLSACSVAAVPGPSGEDAACTVEKALFTVSGMASCIPVPQAGQVLSHLQDSEETCPSVSSLSDIPQASPHKVTASSSDTTTSTQTSLDSHGTQTATPGGDPTQGKSPFQNFSGNMVDMIVTEACELMTASNMKKSFGDCADFFTKTIGSRRDSSSEQETGNYEAPDSPSKQAAGFTCDHSESNFVRTGGPVDAATDQSIPHISFQAGSQSQGRPSCEVDPRTRGVAEMHPVMMDTLDVPGTEAAGQRRIAVPGDDSAPSSGQKSGGTPGTPPSTPQQPSEVSEEKQMKRFSKKLKSKLSKEFSPATPPPTPHDQPEPKDATPEADKAEFMLKLMRSLSEEADGNEEEEEEELADEGRVGGTSGCFESAGGRHELNQMSARRMSNKEALHYAERLACHIVSMATEMDTLGGAEEEGEASNGGERRRDSVAHFSEQTLNTLWVYAGEVAGEVVDDVKRMVSSAQQCPHHRDLRRRSFERSSSECLHQHQYHPSTDQNRDWGVGRPAEQWSHDPIASVFRSPTSTSSTFSGSGSGMSSEYPSCESVTDEYAGYLIRVLKKEGGSRELVLDQYASRLAYRSIKLGLAHASRKIKQRSSSARLHSSKSLPDEWKASGCEASKERAEPAARPSGKDARCSCTDSGEQSPREYVDLVHFAESLAHDITCDVTHKLQLSSARLPKSLTDSSLYKKSKLEDMAENLIRNSFSCPLLSKEGKCRHYHSTGSLYDGGYRSRVTQVIEHYARRIVDDTLKMSLASSREQQGTQGQDQLSHAQRLSEGPTPGRAMMERTCRYCQVQECPYCSKHSRHHHQPVFQRSKRGSEGQARPERLSSLEIPKIHIDLEHKAALAQEMVSTARELSNTSLNADSGIGHDGTSYAESLTAEIVTSALTNVCQTGNISLHGREATESSVSQQLSVGDDSLGSWSNLSFEDEHPDDNSSFLHLSDSSNGNSSSWSSLGLEAEACEERMSFSPSDSDHTEDKEAEVREESSGTLCVDKTRASAPRAALVLVNSDVREFGRGPPHVTLDPQLRSMLQWVAASMADIPQIQLCADRELQQLPAVVQRLREKRWRAGELLHTLLRYWEEGQAHGQAPARDEAPQAGREPHRVPLFQWLLEHA, encoded by the exons ACTGTGCGTGACGGTGGGCCGCAGTGTTTGAAGAGCCTCTTCAGGAATAAGAAGGAGCTCTGCAGCGTTGGCCTCGAGCAGCCATCCAGAGACGTCACGAGGCTGACGGAG ATCCATTTTGTGTGTCTGCCTGGCCAATGTGAAGGGGACGATGTCACCCAACGG gCTCTGTTTTCTATGCCAGCGGGGCTGTGTGAGCTTCTGAGGTCCCTCCACGTGCACAGCTTAAAGAATGACGAGGTTCTGCTGCTCAAAGACTCCCGCAGGCTGGCAGAGCACAAGGACGCTGGGCCGCAG TGTTGGTTAAAGGCCGTGTGTGTGCTGAGGCATAATCCCAGCACGAGTGTCTACCCCCAAGCCAGTATAGCGTCTCTGGTGGGCTTGCTGGGGTGTTACATGGCAGGCGTACGCTACGCTTTGGAGCTCCAGGCTCTGCAGAGGGGCGCAGCTGAGACCAGTCAGCCAGAGGAGGACGACACCAACCAGTCGGTCTCGTCAATCGAGGATGACTTTGTCACAGCCCTGGAGCATCTGGAGGAGGATGACACGGGAGACAATCCCT CTGCAGTTTCCTATCGCCCTTTTAAGAAGCGCGATGTGGCATCACAGACCGTCCCAGCCCACAAGAGAAAAAAGGAATTTGCAGGCGCACGCATTATCATAAGCTCATCTTCAAAGAAGAATATCGGCCAACCCGCATCTGGTCCGGAAGTGTCTGTCACAGTGCAGAAGTCATCGGCCATGGAATCTCAATGGACTTACTGCAGTCCCGGAGCTCGTCTCCCCGCCTCGCCTTTGGTTAATGTCAGTGAATCGGAGGATTCGGACGGCTCCAGCCCGAGCCCCATTATTTTCCTGGATGAGGTGGGCTACCAGAAGAGCCTGCTGGCCAAGCTGGACATCCCCCAAGTTCCAGGGGGCCCCAGAGAACGAGTTGAAGACTCTGACTCCGAAGTCAGTGAATTCTTCGACAGCTTTGACCAGTTTGACGACCTGGAGGAGCTGAGCTCAGACAACTGCACTCTGGCGCTGCCTCTGGACGCCATCAGTGCCCCGACCACGCAGAAGCACACCAGCTGGTCAGCATCCAAATATGTTTCTCGGGGCTGCTCGACCAAGGGAATGAATCCTCAACGCTTTGACAATCCCACGCTCCCAGCCAATGTGAAAAAACCCACGCCTCTGAAGCCGGGCTCTCCCTACGCACTTCACTCTGAGGTGCCTGACTCCCCTCGACCCGTGCAAAGCTCCTCTGATGAGAACGGCGGCCCACTCTTTAGTCCCGTCAGCTCCTCGGCCTTCAGCCCCCTGGTGGACTCGAGTGGCCCGCTGGAATACTTCTGGAAGGCAGATGAGGATGGACCGGATAGCTCCGAGATACGTAAACCCCAGGATCTCTGCTCTCTGTACAAGACCTACTCGGACTTTGCGAGCAGCCTCTCCAAAGAAATCCTGGGATCTGTGTGTGGCTACCAGTCTGCCGTTGACATCAGCGACAACAAGAATCTCAGCTGCGTCTGCCACAAGGAGTTCCAGAACCCATCGGGCTACCTGATGAAGCTCTCAGAAATACAAGAGACTGTAACAGTGGCCACGCTGCAGAAGAAGTCCCAGTCTCTGAAGGATGGCATCCAGAGGTTTGCCACTGACCTGGTGGAGATGAGCCTGGGCAGCGCCTTGCGAGACCTCCAAAAAGGTGTTTCCTCCTGTACCACCACCTTGTGTCACCTCGCTGCCAGGCTCACCTCCTCAGTGTTTCAAATGGCCTTCCATGAGATCGGCATGCGCCACGCCTACGTGTTAAAAAAACGAGCAATCAATGGACTGGCGGGCTTCCTGGCCGGAGAGGCTGTGTCTGGGGCGCTGAAGGAGTTCCTGATCGTGAAAAAGCAGATTCTCCACAACACCGTGACACGTTTTGCTGCCGATCTGGCCGAAGAGCTCGTGTTTGAAGGCGTTATGGAAGTGTGTCAGTTCTCCTACCTGTCAACCCCTCTCACCGCGAGTGATTGGTCCTTTGGCCGCGGGCgagcggaggaagaggaagaggaggaggtggtttcCTCCTATGCTTCAGACTTGTCCGAGTCTGTTATCCAAGAGGCCTTCATAGAGCTGTCTCAGGCGGATGTTGCCTTCACGAGCCAAGCGGCTATTAGTGTGTCTCTGGACAACATCTGTTACGTCAGTGCAGAGAACAGTGGTGCCGACACCTGCAGTACCTTTGCCAACCAGCAGGTTTTAAGTGCCTGCTCAGTGGCAGCAGTTCCTGGGCCTTCAGGAGAGGATGCTGCCTGCACGGTAGAGAAAGCCCTGTTTACAGTCTCGGGCATGGCCAGCTGTATTCCTGTGCCCCAAGCAGGCCAAGTCCTCTCCCACCTCCAGGATTCTGAGGAGACCTGTCCGTCTGTGTCTAGCTTGTCAGACATCCCACAGGCCAGCCCCCATAAAGTAACTGCATCTTCCTCCGACACCACCACCTCGACCCAAACGTCCCTTGACAGTCACGGAACGCAGACAGCCACCCCCGGTGGAGACCCCACCCAAGGAAAGTCTCCGTTCCAAAACTTCTCTGGCAACATGGTGGACATGATAGTAACGGAGGCCTGTGAGCTGATGACTGCATCTAATATGAAGAAGAGTTTCGGCGACTGTGCTGATTTCTTTACAAAGACAATCGGAAGCAGAAGGGACTCCTCTTCTGAGCAAGAGACGGGTAATTACGAGGCTCCAGATTCCCCTTCAAAGCAGGCAGCTGGCTTCACATGTGACCATAGCGAGTCTAACTTTGTGAGGACGGGCGGGCCTGTTGACGCAGCAACGGACCAGAGCATTCCTCACATCTCTTTTCAGGCAGGCTCTCAAAGCCAGGGGAGACCCAGTTGCGAGGTAGACCCCAGGACCAGAGGCGTGGCCGAAATGCACCCTGTGATGATGGATACTCTTGACGTGCCGGGTACCGAGGCGGCCGGACAAAGGAGGATAGCCGTTCCCGGGGATGACTCGGCTCCGAGCTCTGGGCAAAAATCTGGTGGGACGCCGGGCACGCCCCCGTCTACGCCTCAGCAGCCCAGTGAGGTGTCCGAGGAGAAGCAGATGAAGCGGTTCTCCAAGAAGCTGAAAAGCAAGCTGTCGAAGGAGTTCTCCCCTGCTACCCCCCCACCCACTCCTCACGATCAGCCTGAGCCAAAAGACGCAACCCCCGAGGCTGACAAGGCTGAGTTCATGCTCAAACTGATGAGGTCTCTCTCTGAGGAGGCCGATGgcaatgaggaggaagaggaggaagagttggcAGACGAGGGGCGTGTCGGTGGCACTAGCGGGTGTTTTGAGTCGGCGGGTGGCCGGCATGAGCTGAACCAGATGTCCGCTCGCAGAATGTCCAACAAGGAAGCTCTCCACTATGCCGAGCGGCTGGCTTGCCACattgtctccatggcaacagagaTGGACACCCTGGGAGGggcagaagaggagggagaggcgaGCAACggcggtgagaggaggagagacagcgtGGCTCACTTCTCGGAGCAGACCCTGAACACCTTGTGGGTCTATGCCGGGGAGGTGGCGGGAGAGGTCGTCGACGACGTGAAGAGGATGGTGAGCTCTGCTCAGCAGTGTCCACATCACAGAGATCTCAGAAGAAGAAGCTTTGAGAGATCTAGTTCTGAATGTTTGCATCAGCACCAGTATCACCCCAGtacagaccagaacagagacTGGGGGGTAGGGAGGCCGGCAGAGCAGTGGTCTCACGACCCGATAGCCTCCGTCTTCCGgtctcccacctccacctcaagcACCTTCTCCGGCTCCGGCTCCGGCATGTCCTCTGAGTACCCCAGCTGTGAGAGTGTGACGGATGAGTACGCCGGCTACCTCATCAGGGTGCTGAAAAAGGAGGGAGGCAGTCGGGAGCTGGTCCTGGACCAGTATGCGAGCCGGTTGGCCTACCGCTCCATAAAACTGGGCTTGGCTCATGCCAGTCGCAAGATCAAGCAGAGATCCTCCAGCGCCCGCCTTCACTCGTCCAAGTCGCTGCCAGATGAATGGAAAGCCTCTGGCTGTGAAGCGTCCAAGGAAAGAGCAGAGCCAGCGGCGCGTCCCTCTGGCAAGGACGCTCGGTGTAGTTGCACGGACTCTGGAGAGCAGAGTCCGAGGGAGTATGTCGACCTGGTCCACTTTGCAGAGTCTTTAGCCCACGACATCACCTGTGACGTGACGCACAAGCTGCAACTTTCCTCTGCTCGACTGCCCAAGTCTCTCACCGACTCCTCGCTGTACAAGAAATCCAAACTGGAAGACATGGCGGAGAATCTCATCAGGAACTCCTTCTCTTGCCCCCTGCTGTCCAAGGAGGGTAAGTGCAGGCATTACCACAGCACAGGGAGCCTGTATGACGGAGGCTACAGGAGTCGGGTGACGCAGGTCATCGAGCATTATGCCAGGAGAATAGTTGACGACACTCTAAAGATGAGTCTTGCTTCATCCCGGGAGCAGCAGGGGACCCAAGGCCAGGACCAACTCTCTCACGCCCAGAGGTTGTCCGAGGGGCCGACACCGGGCCGCGCAATGATGGAGAGGACGTGCCGTTATTGTCAGGTGCAGGAGTGCCCGTACTGCAGCAAACACAGCAGGCACCACCACCAGCCCGTATTTCAGAGGAGCAAAAgggggtcagaaggtcaggcgAGGCCTGAGCGGCTGTCTAGCCTGGAGATTCCCAAGATCCACATTGACCTGGAGCACAAGGCGGCGCTCGCACAGGAGATGGTGTCCACGGCGAGGGAGCTGAGCAACACCAGCCTTAACGCCGACAGCGGCATCGGCCACGATGGAACCAGCTACGCCGAGAGCCTCACTGCTGAAATCGTGACGTCGGCCCTGACCAACGTCTGCCAGACCGGCAACATCAG CCTCCATGGGAGGGAAGCCACAGAGTCTTCTGTGTCCCAGCAGCTGAGTGTCGGAGATGACAGTCTGGGCAGCTGGTCCAACCTGAGCTTTGAGGACGAGCACCCAGACGACAACAGCAGCTTCCTGCACCTCAGTGACAG cagcaatgggaacagcagcagctggagcagTCTGGGCCTGGAGGCGGAGGCGTGTGAGGAGCGCATGTCGTTCTCTCCCTCTGACAG TGACCATACAGAGGACAAGGAGGCTGAGGTCAGAGAGGAATCCAGCG GAACTCTCTGCGTGGACAAGACTCGGGCGTCGGCTCCCAGGGCCGCGCTCGTCCTGGTGAACTCTGATGTCAGGGAGTTCGGGCGCGGCCCCCCACACGTGACCCTTGACCCCCAGCTCAGGAGCATGCTGCAGTGGGTGGCGGCCTCCATGGCCGACATCCCCCAGATCCAGCTGTGTGCCGACAGAGAGCTCCAGCAG CTGCCGGCGGTGGTCCAAAGGCTTCGGGAGAAGAGGTGGCGTGCGGGAGAGCTGCTGCACACGCTGCTGCGCTACTGGGAGGAGGGCCAGGCGCACGGCCAGGCGCCGGCCCGGGACGAGGCTCCGCAGGCGGGCAGGGAGCCGCACCGCGTCCCCCTCTTCCAGTGGCTCCTGGAGCACGCCTAG